In Gulosibacter molinativorax, a single window of DNA contains:
- a CDS encoding flavocytochrome c — MKIVGIVGSNAEKSYNRTLLHFIATQFSDDVEFEVCEIADLPMFDASSDQAESEPMASLAEKIEQADGVILATPEYNHSIPSTLNSFIEWMSFKLHPFQGKPVMIVGASNDVQGSSRAQLHLRQILDSPGVNSLVMPGNEFLLGTAHEAFDEYGKLKDEDTVAFLSSCLKRFVRFIGVANLLNLPEDIEFEPGTYQVSAVGYHGKLPMSVTFGRDRIEDIEIDTSTETQGIADVVFTRIPEQIISGQTLNIDTISGATATSQGVLNGVADAVELANADPEILRNRPKPSKASQSAPITLDTDVVVVGAGGAGLAAAASVLQNGKQVIVLEKFPAIGGNTVRTGGPMNSADPTWQKEFAALAGEDATLRGISETPESEIDAEYLDDFRALQGEISAYFAEVEGKDEYLFDSSLLHRIQTYLGGVRTDLTGTRTYGTYELVKLLTDNVLDSVHWLEDIGVEFDYEQVSMPVGALWRRGHKPIANEGFAFVQALSQWVESNGGDIRTEMDVQKLLIEEGRVVGVEARNGDQRVIVRSKAVVLASGGFGSNTKMLQQYNTYWQEIADDTTTSNSPAIQGDGINLALQAGAALVDMGFIQMLPTCDPKTGALFTGLQVPPANFVMVNQQGRRFVNEFGSRDEISKAAIENGTLYYLIADDEIKKTAFNTNQEMLDAQVTKNDGTLYRADTLEELAEQIGIEPAVLVEEIDKYNSYADAGEDPEFHKSAFDLKVVQAPFYATPRRPAVHHTMGGVKINTKTEVLNTEGNVIPGLYAAGEVAGGIHAGNRLGGNALADIFTFGRFAGANAANGQA; from the coding sequence ATGAAGATCGTCGGTATTGTCGGCTCGAACGCCGAAAAGTCTTATAACCGGACCCTGCTGCACTTTATTGCCACCCAATTTTCGGATGACGTCGAGTTCGAGGTCTGTGAAATCGCGGACCTGCCGATGTTCGATGCGAGCAGCGATCAAGCCGAAAGCGAGCCAATGGCGTCGCTCGCCGAAAAGATCGAGCAAGCCGATGGCGTAATCCTCGCGACCCCCGAATACAACCACTCGATTCCCTCCACACTTAATAGCTTCATCGAATGGATGTCGTTCAAACTGCATCCATTCCAGGGAAAACCGGTGATGATCGTCGGCGCGTCAAACGACGTTCAGGGCTCATCCCGTGCGCAACTCCACCTCCGACAAATCTTGGATTCACCTGGCGTGAACTCGCTCGTCATGCCCGGCAACGAGTTCTTGCTCGGAACCGCACACGAGGCCTTCGATGAATACGGGAAACTTAAGGATGAGGACACGGTCGCGTTCCTCAGCTCCTGCCTCAAGCGATTTGTGCGGTTTATCGGCGTCGCAAACCTCCTGAACCTCCCCGAGGACATCGAGTTCGAACCCGGTACCTATCAGGTAAGCGCGGTCGGCTACCACGGCAAGCTACCGATGTCCGTGACCTTCGGTCGGGACCGTATCGAAGACATCGAGATCGACACCTCGACGGAAACCCAGGGCATCGCCGATGTGGTGTTCACGCGCATCCCCGAGCAGATCATCTCGGGGCAGACCCTCAACATCGACACGATCTCGGGCGCCACCGCGACCAGTCAGGGCGTGCTCAACGGCGTCGCCGACGCGGTCGAACTCGCCAACGCCGATCCGGAGATCCTTCGCAATCGCCCCAAGCCGAGCAAGGCATCCCAGTCGGCCCCGATTACCCTCGACACCGATGTGGTCGTCGTCGGCGCTGGGGGTGCCGGCCTGGCGGCCGCAGCTTCGGTGCTGCAAAACGGCAAGCAAGTAATCGTGTTGGAGAAGTTCCCGGCGATCGGTGGCAACACGGTGCGGACCGGCGGCCCCATGAACTCCGCGGACCCGACGTGGCAGAAGGAGTTTGCTGCCCTGGCCGGTGAGGACGCGACGCTCCGCGGAATCTCTGAGACACCCGAATCAGAGATCGATGCCGAGTACCTCGACGACTTCCGCGCCCTCCAAGGTGAGATCAGCGCATACTTCGCCGAAGTCGAGGGCAAGGACGAGTACCTCTTCGACTCGAGCCTGCTGCACCGCATCCAGACCTACCTCGGTGGCGTGCGCACCGACCTGACCGGGACGCGCACCTACGGCACCTACGAGCTCGTCAAGCTGCTCACCGACAACGTGCTCGATTCGGTCCATTGGCTCGAGGACATCGGGGTCGAGTTCGACTACGAGCAGGTCTCGATGCCGGTCGGTGCGCTGTGGCGTCGCGGCCACAAGCCGATTGCGAACGAAGGCTTCGCGTTCGTGCAGGCGCTGTCGCAGTGGGTCGAATCGAATGGCGGCGATATCCGTACCGAAATGGACGTGCAGAAGCTGCTCATCGAGGAAGGGCGCGTCGTCGGTGTCGAGGCGCGCAACGGCGATCAGCGCGTGATCGTTCGCTCGAAGGCCGTGGTCCTGGCGAGCGGTGGATTCGGTTCAAACACGAAGATGCTGCAGCAGTACAACACGTACTGGCAGGAGATCGCCGACGACACCACCACGTCGAACTCCCCCGCAATTCAGGGCGACGGCATCAACCTCGCGCTGCAAGCCGGCGCCGCGCTCGTGGACATGGGCTTCATCCAGATGCTGCCCACGTGCGACCCCAAGACTGGCGCGCTTTTCACCGGGCTGCAGGTACCGCCCGCGAACTTCGTCATGGTGAATCAGCAGGGGCGACGCTTCGTCAACGAGTTCGGTAGTCGCGACGAGATCTCGAAGGCCGCGATCGAAAACGGCACCCTGTATTACCTGATTGCCGACGACGAGATCAAAAAGACGGCGTTCAACACGAATCAGGAAATGCTGGATGCGCAGGTCACCAAGAACGACGGCACGCTTTATCGCGCAGACACGCTGGAGGAGCTTGCCGAGCAGATCGGCATCGAGCCGGCCGTGCTGGTGGAAGAGATCGACAAGTACAACTCGTACGCGGACGCCGGTGAGGACCCGGAGTTCCACAAGTCGGCCTTCGACCTCAAGGTGGTCCAGGCGCCGTTCTACGCCACGCCCCGCCGTCCAGCTGTGCACCACACGATGGGTGGCGTGAAGATCAACACGAAGACCGAGGTGCTAAACACGGAGGGCAAC